A single Acidaminococcus sp. DNA region contains:
- a CDS encoding glycogen/starch/alpha-glucan phosphorylase encodes MSVFFGWKVGFITKKWKSKREFKTLFIQKAKVLFDKEVKELDKKDVYIVLANMLKDLMFDDWMATERRYDAEGTRQVYYFCIEFLLGRLLDANLLNCGMEDLARSALKDLGFDLDEIMPMETDPGLGNGGLGRLAACFIDSMAALQLPGNGCSIRYQYGLFDQRIIDGQQVELPDAWLRDGFPWETKRSDKAVYVRFGGNAYMRPGRDGNLECIYEKFDSVRAVPYDVPVPGYHNHTVNNLRLWKAEYTTEGIYSQLRYGDYRRALRYKDVTQQISRFLYPDDSTIEGRRLRLLQEYFLVSAGVQSIMRHFKSHHGDPREFDKYNAIHINDTHPALVIPELMRILMDEEGLSWDEAWTITKNSVAYTNHTVMPEALEQWPISMFQPLLPRIYLILDELNRRFLEKYREKFPNREDKAASVAILWGGQVRMANLAVIGSHSVNGVAKLHTKILETSTLKQFYEIYPERFSNKTNGVTHRRWLLESNPPLASLISDAIGSSWIKKPSRLEELMDFRDDPVFLEKLGLVKQGRKNALAEWLFKTKDIKVDPLSVFDIQVKRFHMYKRQLLNILHVYYLYRHLLDDPNFIETPQTFIFGGKAAASYGEAKIVIRLIHTVARLIDREPNARAKLKVIFLENYNVSLGQRLFPAADVSEQISTAGKEASGTGNMKFMMNGAITLGTLDGANVEIYNRVGDENCVIFGLRANEVQKYYNEGGYSSWDLYRNDADIRMIMDVLKEEPMYGQLYEALLARNDEFFVLKDFKSYCAAHEEVLRRYADHMNWLKSSTVNIAQSGYFSSDRTVTKYAEDIWHIKPVKI; translated from the coding sequence CCGAAGGTACGCGTCAGGTCTATTACTTCTGCATCGAGTTCCTGCTGGGGCGTCTTCTGGACGCCAATTTATTGAACTGCGGCATGGAAGATCTGGCCCGCAGTGCCCTGAAGGATCTGGGGTTTGACCTTGATGAAATCATGCCGATGGAAACCGACCCGGGGCTTGGCAACGGTGGCCTGGGCCGCCTTGCCGCCTGCTTCATCGATTCCATGGCTGCGCTGCAGCTCCCGGGGAACGGCTGCAGCATCCGCTATCAGTACGGCCTGTTCGACCAGCGTATCATCGACGGCCAGCAGGTAGAACTGCCGGATGCCTGGCTGCGTGACGGTTTCCCTTGGGAAACCAAGCGCTCCGACAAGGCGGTCTATGTCCGCTTTGGCGGCAATGCGTATATGCGCCCGGGCCGCGATGGCAATCTGGAATGCATCTATGAAAAGTTTGATTCCGTACGGGCTGTTCCCTATGACGTACCCGTTCCGGGGTATCACAACCATACGGTCAACAACCTGCGTCTCTGGAAAGCCGAGTATACGACAGAAGGTATCTACAGTCAGCTGCGCTATGGCGATTACCGCCGTGCCCTTCGTTACAAGGATGTGACGCAGCAGATTTCCCGGTTCCTGTATCCGGATGATTCTACTATAGAGGGACGCAGACTGCGCCTTTTGCAGGAATATTTCCTCGTTTCCGCAGGCGTGCAGAGCATCATGCGGCACTTTAAGAGTCATCACGGAGATCCCCGCGAATTTGACAAATACAATGCCATTCACATCAACGATACACATCCGGCTCTGGTCATTCCGGAACTGATGCGTATCCTGATGGATGAGGAAGGCCTTTCCTGGGATGAAGCCTGGACCATTACCAAAAATTCTGTGGCGTATACAAACCATACAGTCATGCCGGAAGCTCTCGAACAGTGGCCGATTTCGATGTTTCAGCCGCTGCTGCCGCGAATCTATCTCATCCTGGATGAGCTGAACCGTCGCTTCCTTGAAAAATACCGTGAGAAGTTTCCGAATCGCGAGGACAAAGCGGCCTCTGTAGCCATTTTGTGGGGCGGACAGGTTCGCATGGCTAACCTCGCTGTTATCGGCAGCCATAGTGTGAACGGCGTGGCCAAACTGCATACAAAGATTCTTGAAACAAGCACGCTGAAGCAGTTCTATGAAATCTATCCGGAGCGCTTCAGTAATAAAACGAACGGGGTTACACACCGCCGCTGGCTCCTTGAATCGAACCCGCCGCTGGCTTCCCTGATTTCGGATGCCATTGGCTCCAGCTGGATCAAAAAACCGTCCCGCTTGGAAGAATTGATGGATTTCCGTGATGATCCGGTCTTTCTTGAAAAGCTGGGTCTTGTGAAGCAGGGCCGCAAAAATGCACTGGCCGAATGGCTCTTTAAGACAAAGGATATCAAGGTCGATCCGCTTTCTGTGTTTGACATCCAGGTCAAGCGGTTCCACATGTACAAGCGTCAGCTCTTGAATATCCTTCATGTGTACTATTTGTATCGTCATTTGCTTGATGATCCTAATTTCATCGAAACGCCGCAGACGTTTATCTTCGGCGGCAAAGCAGCTGCTTCTTACGGCGAAGCAAAGATTGTCATTCGCCTGATCCATACGGTGGCACGGCTTATCGACCGGGAACCGAATGCCAGAGCCAAACTGAAGGTCATCTTCCTTGAAAACTACAATGTTTCCCTCGGACAGCGTCTTTTCCCGGCAGCCGATGTCAGTGAACAGATTTCTACGGCCGGCAAGGAAGCTTCCGGCACGGGTAATATGAAGTTCATGATGAACGGCGCTATTACCCTGGGTACGCTGGACGGAGCCAACGTGGAAATCTATAACCGTGTAGGCGATGAGAACTGTGTAATCTTTGGCCTGCGGGCAAATGAAGTGCAGAAATACTACAATGAGGGCGGTTATTCTTCCTGGGATTTGTACCGGAATGATGCCGATATCCGCATGATCATGGACGTCCTCAAGGAAGAACCGATGTATGGACAGCTCTATGAAGCACTGCTCGCAAGAAACGACGAATTCTTCGTCCTCAAGGATTTCAAGTCCTACTGCGCGGCTCATGAAGAGGTCCTGCGGCGCTATGCTGACCATATGAACTGGCTCAAATCCAGCACGGTCAACATCGCTCAGTCGGGATATTTCTCCAGTGACCGCACGGTGACCAAATATGCCGAAGATATCTGGCATATCAAACCTGTGAAAATCTGA
- the glgA gene encoding glycogen synthase GlgA: MKVLFAASEAAPFIKTGGLADVMGALPAQLRRQGVETALVIPKYEAIAEKYDDQMETVYTGEVDLAWRKQYLGVQKIVVNDVPVYFIDNEYYFKRSGLYGYYDDAERFAYFSKAIVEMLPHIGFKPDIIHSNDWHTGLVGVYLKEVYQKDPFYADMKSVFTIHNIKYQGIFGREVVADVLGLPMELFDDGRIENSGCVNFLKAGMNYADHITTVSPTYAGEIRYPYFGEGLDGFVRMCAGKLSGIVNGMDENTYNPATDPYIPYKYDVSNVFTQKPLDKEALQKELGLPQDRRKPMFAMISRLVEAKGLDLVTFIMDELMQEDVQFVVVGTGDQKYEQALQALDNRYPDKVSVNIRFSEELAHKVYAAADMFLMPSRYEACGLSQMIAMKYGTVPVVRDIGGLKDTVQNYDKFSGEGNGLKFTNFNAHELLFTAKKGLGFYEEDQLWEKLVKNAMMTDNSWTKSAQAYEALYETLLKKTSAEKKAEPAAETAAKAETAPAAEKAEPAAPKAAEKTAAPAAAPKDTAEKAEPQMAPAKKAAAKKTVHKRAPRKKSASAAKTKSTRKTATRAKAPKAAESTKK, encoded by the coding sequence ATGAAAGTGTTGTTTGCAGCTTCTGAAGCCGCGCCCTTCATCAAAACGGGAGGGCTGGCCGATGTAATGGGTGCACTGCCGGCGCAGCTGCGCAGACAGGGCGTGGAGACCGCACTGGTAATCCCTAAGTATGAGGCGATTGCTGAAAAGTACGATGACCAGATGGAAACGGTCTATACCGGTGAAGTGGATCTGGCTTGGCGTAAGCAGTACCTGGGCGTTCAGAAAATCGTCGTAAACGACGTGCCGGTCTACTTTATTGACAATGAGTATTATTTCAAACGCTCGGGACTCTATGGGTATTATGATGATGCAGAACGCTTTGCTTACTTCAGCAAGGCAATCGTGGAAATGCTGCCTCATATCGGTTTCAAGCCGGATATTATTCACAGTAATGACTGGCATACCGGTCTTGTCGGCGTTTACCTCAAGGAAGTCTATCAGAAGGATCCGTTCTATGCGGATATGAAGAGTGTATTTACCATTCATAATATTAAATATCAGGGCATCTTCGGCCGCGAGGTCGTGGCAGATGTACTGGGACTTCCGATGGAATTGTTCGATGACGGCCGTATCGAAAACAGCGGCTGCGTGAACTTCCTGAAAGCAGGCATGAATTACGCGGATCACATCACGACCGTAAGTCCGACGTATGCCGGAGAAATCCGGTATCCTTATTTTGGCGAGGGCCTTGATGGGTTTGTCCGGATGTGTGCCGGCAAACTCAGCGGCATCGTGAACGGAATGGATGAAAACACCTATAATCCGGCTACCGACCCGTATATTCCTTACAAGTATGATGTTTCTAACGTCTTTACGCAGAAACCGCTTGATAAGGAGGCCCTGCAGAAGGAACTGGGTCTGCCCCAGGACCGCCGTAAACCGATGTTTGCCATGATTTCCCGCCTGGTGGAAGCCAAGGGACTGGATCTTGTGACCTTCATCATGGACGAACTCATGCAGGAAGATGTACAGTTTGTCGTCGTCGGCACGGGCGACCAGAAGTATGAACAGGCCCTGCAGGCTCTGGACAACCGTTATCCGGACAAGGTCTCGGTCAATATCCGCTTCAGCGAAGAACTGGCCCACAAGGTCTATGCCGCCGCGGATATGTTCCTCATGCCGTCTCGCTATGAAGCCTGCGGCCTCAGCCAGATGATTGCCATGAAATATGGTACGGTGCCGGTGGTTCGCGATATTGGCGGACTGAAAGATACGGTACAGAACTATGATAAGTTCAGTGGCGAGGGTAACGGCCTGAAGTTTACGAACTTCAATGCCCATGAACTGCTCTTCACGGCCAAGAAGGGCCTCGGATTCTATGAAGAAGACCAGCTTTGGGAAAAACTCGTGAAGAACGCTATGATGACTGACAACAGCTGGACGAAATCGGCTCAGGCTTATGAAGCGCTGTATGAAACTCTTCTGAAAAAGACTTCGGCCGAAAAGAAGGCTGAACCGGCTGCGGAAACTGCTGCTAAAGCAGAAACGGCTCCGGCAGCAGAAAAAGCAGAACCCGCTGCACCGAAAGCCGCAGAGAAGACGGCTGCACCGGCTGCTGCTCCGAAAGACACCGCTGAGAAAGCCGAACCTCAGATGGCACCGGCCAAGAAAGCGGCTGCTAAGAAGACCGTCCATAAGCGGGCTCCCCGCAAAAAGTCGGCTTCTGCCGCTAAAACGAAATCGACCCGCAAGACCGCAACTCGTGCCAAGGCTCCAAAAGCCGCTGAAAGCACAAAGAAATAA
- the glgB gene encoding 1,4-alpha-glucan branching protein GlgB, translating into MHLNAIDTYSMYLFHNGTNYNSYRLFGAHKTVWQHKSCVRFAVWAPHAQAVSVVGDFNDWDASKNPMERADDNGIWKTFIPGLKEGTIYKYAIKTAGGETILKADPYAFQAEVRPNTASVVASMSYKWKDSKWRKAKAAKSSYSGPMNIYEVHAGSWRRHKDGTLLTYRELADELVPYLVDMHYTHVEFMPLCEYPYDGSWGYQATGYFAATSRYGAPEDLMYLVDKCHQNGIGVLLDWVPGHFCRDAHGLRYFDGEPLYESGNPMLAENKDWDTMNFDYGRSEVRSFLISSALFWLREFHMDGLRIDAVANMLYLDYGRKDGEWQPNKNGGRENLEAVAFLQQLNTAVFAEEPQALMVAEESTTWPLVSHPVSDGGLGFNYKWNMGWMNDMLRYMSMDPVYRKYNQNLITFSLYYAFSENFILPLSHDEVVHGKKSLLDKMPGDYWKKFAGLRAFYAYWMSHPGKKLLFMGGEFGQFIEWRFAEGLDWLLLDYPMHAQMQQYVKALNQYYLDHPEFYEVDYDWKGFEWISCDDTDNSVIAFIRRGKNPDERTIVVCNFTPVVRYDYRIGVDKPGTYREVWNSDAKEFGGSGVRSGTEKDGEVLIESEHVAMHGREQSLVLTLPPLAVIYLKQLQPENAEKAPVASKAEHIESAAVVRKTKAARKTGTRRKTGARKKAAPKQAAAKEK; encoded by the coding sequence ATGCATCTGAATGCCATAGATACATACAGCATGTACCTGTTCCATAACGGAACGAATTACAACAGTTACCGTTTGTTCGGGGCTCATAAGACTGTGTGGCAGCACAAGTCCTGCGTTCGTTTCGCCGTGTGGGCACCGCATGCTCAGGCAGTCAGTGTCGTCGGCGATTTTAACGACTGGGATGCTTCCAAAAATCCCATGGAGCGCGCCGATGATAACGGTATCTGGAAAACGTTCATTCCGGGTCTTAAGGAAGGTACAATCTATAAATACGCCATCAAGACGGCAGGAGGAGAAACCATCCTGAAAGCCGATCCGTACGCGTTCCAGGCCGAAGTTCGGCCGAACACAGCTTCTGTTGTGGCATCCATGAGTTACAAATGGAAGGACAGCAAGTGGCGTAAGGCGAAGGCCGCAAAGAGCTCCTATTCGGGGCCTATGAACATCTATGAAGTTCATGCCGGTTCCTGGCGCCGCCATAAGGATGGCACGCTTCTTACGTACCGGGAGCTTGCGGATGAACTCGTACCGTATTTGGTGGATATGCATTATACCCATGTGGAATTCATGCCGCTGTGCGAATATCCCTACGATGGCTCCTGGGGTTATCAGGCAACGGGCTATTTTGCCGCTACGAGCCGGTACGGGGCACCGGAAGATTTGATGTATCTTGTCGACAAATGCCACCAGAACGGCATCGGCGTACTGCTTGACTGGGTACCCGGTCACTTCTGCCGCGATGCCCACGGCCTCCGTTATTTTGACGGGGAGCCGCTTTATGAATCGGGTAATCCGATGCTGGCGGAAAACAAAGACTGGGATACGATGAACTTTGACTACGGACGCTCCGAAGTGCGGAGTTTCCTGATTTCGAGTGCACTCTTCTGGCTCAGGGAATTCCATATGGACGGTCTGCGCATCGATGCCGTGGCCAATATGCTGTACCTCGACTACGGGCGTAAGGACGGCGAGTGGCAGCCGAATAAGAACGGCGGCCGCGAAAATCTTGAGGCCGTTGCTTTCCTGCAGCAGCTCAATACGGCTGTGTTTGCAGAAGAACCGCAGGCCCTCATGGTAGCCGAAGAATCTACAACCTGGCCGCTCGTTTCCCATCCGGTCAGCGATGGCGGACTGGGCTTCAACTACAAATGGAACATGGGCTGGATGAACGATATGCTGCGTTACATGTCCATGGATCCGGTTTATCGTAAATACAACCAAAACCTGATTACGTTCTCGCTGTATTACGCGTTCTCGGAGAATTTTATCCTTCCGCTTTCTCACGACGAAGTCGTGCACGGCAAAAAGTCGCTGCTCGATAAGATGCCGGGAGATTACTGGAAAAAGTTCGCCGGTCTGCGTGCCTTCTATGCGTATTGGATGAGCCATCCCGGCAAGAAGCTGCTCTTTATGGGCGGTGAATTCGGGCAGTTCATTGAATGGCGCTTTGCCGAGGGCCTTGACTGGCTGCTCCTCGATTATCCGATGCATGCGCAGATGCAGCAGTATGTGAAGGCGCTGAACCAATACTATCTGGACCATCCGGAATTCTATGAAGTCGATTATGACTGGAAGGGCTTCGAATGGATCAGCTGCGATGACACGGATAACAGCGTTATCGCCTTTATCCGCCGCGGCAAAAATCCGGACGAGCGGACGATTGTTGTCTGCAACTTCACGCCGGTCGTGCGCTACGACTACCGCATCGGTGTCGATAAGCCCGGTACGTACCGCGAAGTCTGGAACAGTGATGCCAAGGAATTCGGCGGAAGCGGAGTTCGCTCGGGCACTGAGAAAGACGGAGAAGTCCTGATAGAGAGTGAGCACGTGGCTATGCACGGGCGTGAGCAGTCACTGGTGCTGACGCTGCCGCCGCTTGCCGTGATTTACCTCAAACAATTACAGCCTGAAAACGCCGAAAAAGCTCCGGTCGCATCTAAGGCTGAGCATATAGAATCTGCAGCTGTCGTCCGTAAGACGAAAGCTGCACGGAAAACCGGAACGCGCCGCAAGACCGGAGCGCGAAAGAAGGCAGCACCGAAACAAGCTGCCGCGAAGGAGAAGTGA